A region from the Mucilaginibacter sp. CSA2-8R genome encodes:
- a CDS encoding DNA topoisomerase 3, with translation MKVIIAEKPSVAREIARVFGANQKREGYIEGKGYAFTWAFGHLLQLAPPQEYGYYGWSVQNLPMLPAKFKLAIRKVKTKEGMVDDPSVKKQLDIIKGLFDEATEIIVATDAGREGELIFRYIYYYLKCKKPFKRLWISSQTDAAIKDGFKNLKPGSDYDTLFNSAHCRSQSDWLVGMNATQALSLASGTRSVLSLGRVQTPTLAMICSRYLENKNFVPELYFQVAIQLDKAGQLFRAVSVNNFKTKEEAQAILDKVEDVAAGYEKGGHILNVEAKPRKEPPPLLHDLSSLQQEANKRKGFTADQTLSLLQNLYESKLVTYPRTGSRYIGDDVFATIPGLIDKFTTHPDFGKQAGVLSGAKLNKRSVNAKKVTDHHAILPTGEPSGQLAKDHQAIYDMVVGRMLEAFHQECVKQITKITVQSGAKFSASGTVISSAGWRAVFNEPDEDKKDEENTSLPKVVKGEDLPVTNKAILDKQTKPKPLYNEASLLKALETAGKEIDDDELRYAMKDSGLGTPATRAAIIETLIKRDYILREKKNLVPTANGLMVFEVVKNQQIAQAELTGNWEKRLEEIRSGASVANFQQEIKDYTCAITQEMLKAGATIRKKQQEAVA, from the coding sequence ATGAAAGTAATTATAGCAGAGAAGCCATCAGTCGCGCGCGAAATAGCCAGGGTATTTGGGGCTAATCAAAAACGCGAAGGATATATAGAAGGTAAAGGGTATGCATTTACCTGGGCCTTTGGGCATTTACTGCAACTGGCCCCACCGCAAGAGTACGGTTATTATGGCTGGAGTGTGCAGAACTTACCTATGCTGCCGGCTAAGTTTAAACTGGCCATACGTAAAGTAAAAACCAAAGAAGGCATGGTAGACGACCCGTCGGTTAAAAAGCAACTGGATATTATTAAGGGATTGTTTGATGAGGCTACCGAAATTATTGTTGCCACGGATGCCGGGCGCGAGGGTGAACTGATTTTTCGTTATATCTATTATTATTTGAAATGCAAAAAGCCTTTTAAGCGATTATGGATATCGTCGCAAACCGATGCTGCTATTAAAGACGGGTTTAAAAACTTGAAGCCAGGCAGCGATTATGATACCTTGTTCAATTCAGCACACTGCAGGTCGCAGTCTGATTGGCTGGTAGGTATGAATGCCACACAGGCGTTAAGCCTGGCATCAGGAACGCGTTCTGTACTTTCGCTGGGCCGGGTGCAAACCCCGACGTTAGCCATGATCTGCTCTCGATATCTGGAGAATAAAAATTTTGTGCCCGAGTTGTATTTTCAAGTGGCCATACAGTTAGATAAGGCTGGGCAGCTTTTCAGAGCCGTATCGGTAAATAACTTTAAAACAAAAGAAGAAGCGCAGGCTATATTGGATAAGGTGGAGGATGTTGCGGCCGGGTACGAAAAAGGAGGACATATACTAAATGTAGAAGCCAAGCCCCGCAAAGAACCACCGCCCTTGCTGCATGATTTAAGTAGTTTGCAGCAAGAAGCCAACAAACGCAAGGGATTTACAGCTGACCAGACCCTAAGCCTGTTGCAAAACTTATATGAAAGTAAGCTCGTAACATATCCGCGTACCGGTAGCCGCTACATTGGGGATGATGTGTTTGCAACCATACCCGGTTTAATAGATAAGTTTACAACACACCCTGATTTTGGTAAGCAAGCCGGAGTTTTGTCGGGAGCGAAGCTGAATAAGCGAAGTGTAAATGCAAAAAAGGTGACCGACCATCACGCCATATTGCCAACAGGTGAGCCGTCCGGCCAATTGGCAAAAGACCATCAGGCAATATATGATATGGTAGTAGGGCGAATGCTGGAAGCGTTTCACCAGGAATGTGTTAAGCAAATCACAAAAATTACTGTACAATCCGGGGCCAAGTTTTCTGCCAGTGGCACGGTAATCAGTTCGGCCGGATGGCGGGCTGTATTTAATGAGCCCGACGAGGACAAGAAGGATGAAGAAAATACCTCACTGCCCAAAGTGGTGAAAGGCGAAGACCTACCAGTGACCAACAAAGCTATATTAGATAAACAAACTAAACCTAAGCCTCTGTATAATGAAGCATCTTTACTGAAGGCTTTGGAAACTGCAGGAAAAGAAATTGACGACGACGAGTTACGTTATGCTATGAAGGATAGTGGCCTCGGAACCCCCGCCACACGCGCCGCTATCATAGAGACGCTGATTAAGCGCGACTATATATTGCGCGAGAAGAAGAACCTGGTACCTACAGCAAACGGCCTGATGGTGTTTGAAGTGGTGAAAAACCAGCAAATAGCACAAGCCGAACTAACAGGTAATTGGGAAAAGCGTTTAGAAGAAATACGGTCCGGCGCATCCGTGGCAAATTTTCAGCAAGAAATTAAAGATTATACCTGTGCTATTACTCAGGAAATGCTTAAAGCAGGAGCTACTATTCGTAAAAAGCAACAGGAGGCTGTTGCTTAA